The following are encoded together in the Lathyrus oleraceus cultivar Zhongwan6 chromosome 3, CAAS_Psat_ZW6_1.0, whole genome shotgun sequence genome:
- the LOC127131842 gene encoding uncharacterized protein LOC127131842 produces MCLLSPEKSKDKEESDEMSSDLADKEENLIEKKDQSTNIVNIEDLNSDDIPISQRLAPGIAKRLKNIKGQAIESSNMPSKSLRRRTSVGPTKKWSKVVTHVSKKKSLKRKEVPSESSEFVHDVEHNVQDIVSTARKQAFRKKIPTNISEVPIDNISFHSVENRSKEFRKVYVRGKCVDFSPEIINRFLGRNEEEQVEVEVSDNVIYIDITAKQVKEWPKKGKMSASDLSVKYVVLHRIGDANWVPINHTSNITTGLGKFIYIVGTKSSFDFGSYVFDQTMKHVVSYAMKMPIAFPLLICGVIVSQHPSILISSNSICKRNPSLSLHYRLFTRKYVPYIVMTSGQTSSRHTTRIGVLAELKDTCKTLDETIKTCTKRKRRLGILIKALYEEEGNLKGDGTCEKDANEEGTDATDDEETTNSDVD; encoded by the exons ATGTGTCTACTGTCTCCTGAAAAATCGAAAGATAAAGAGGAGTCTGATGAGATGTCTAGTGATCTAGCTGACAAAGAAGAAAACCTTATAGAGAAAAAGGATCAATCTACTAACATAGTGAATATTGAGGATCTGAACTCTGATGATATTCCCATTAGTCAAAGACTGGCTCCAGGAATAGCTAAAAGGTTGAAGAACATAAAAGGTCAAGCTATTGAATCCTCTAACATGCCCTCTAAATCTCTTAGGAGAAGAACAAGTGTTGGCCCTACAAAAAAATGGAGCAAGGTTGTTACTCATGTTTCCAAGAAGAAATCTCTTAAGAGGAAGGAAGTTCCTTCCGAGTCTAGTGAATTTGTCCATGATGTCGAACACAATGTTCAGGACATCGTTTCTACTGCCAGAAAGCAAGCTTTTAGGAAGAAGATTCCAACAAATATTTCCGAAGTTCCAATTGATAACATTTCCTTTCACTCAGTGGAGAAT AGGAGCAAGGAGTTTAGAAAAGTGTATGTCAGAGGAAAATGTGTGGATTTTTCTCCTGAAATCATAAATAGGTTTTTGGGAAGAAATGAAGAAGAACAAGTTGAAGTGGAAGTCTCTGACAATGTTATCTACATAGATATTACTGCTAAACAAGTAAAGGAATGGCCAAAGAAAGGGAAGATGTCAGCAAGTGATTTGAGTGTGAAGTATGTTGTACTTCATAGAATTGGAGATGCTAATTGGGTGCCAATTAATCATACTTCTAACATTACTACAGGATTGGGTAAGTTTATTTATATTGTAGGGACCAAGTCAAGTTTTGATTTTGGATCATATGTCTTTGATCAAACCATGAAGCATGTTGTCTCTTATGCTATGAAGATGCCAATAGCCTTTCCCTTATTGATCTGTGGTGTTATAGTGAGTCAACACCCAAGTATTTTGATCAGTTCTAATAGTATATGCAAAAGAAACCCTTCTTTATCATTACATTATAGACTATTCACTAGGAAATATGTTCCAtacattgtcatgacatctggcCAAACATCTTCCAGGCATACTACTAGAATAGGTGTCCTTGCTGAGCTAAAAGATACATGCAAGACCTTGGATGAAACTATTAAAACTTGTACTAAGAGGAAGAGAAGGCTTGGAATTTTGATAAAGGCCTTGTATGAAGAAGAAGGAAATTTGAAAGGTGATGGAACATGTGAAAAAGATGCAAATGAAGAAGGCACTGATGCAACTGATGATGAAGAAACTACCAACAGTGATGTGGACTGA